From Clostridia bacterium, the proteins below share one genomic window:
- a CDS encoding DEAD/DEAH box helicase family protein has translation MRIKRYLAKTNKEALEKVKKELGNDAIILNTRKIKTGGFLGFFSKPWVEILAAVDQSAAANPAKNARLDEIEKKLYQIDNRISQYDKPTIQHNKDEIYKKLISNEVEKHIAESLIAQAESMPGDREESIKKVINSYLKYQSGFLPADKNICLFLGPTGVGKTTTLAKLAAIYSIKYKKSVGLITADTYRIAAVQQLKTYADIMGLPLEVVYSPQEMEKAVKKYNGKEIIMIDTAGKNMNKQENIMEINNLIAASGANEIFLVLSCVTRFSSIKNLLQSYNFIDDYKVIFTKLDETEKHGIIFNTCYISSHPLRYIATGQNVPDDIELFNPEKLIDSLLR, from the coding sequence ATGAGAATTAAAAGGTATCTTGCTAAAACTAATAAAGAAGCACTGGAAAAAGTGAAAAAGGAACTGGGGAATGATGCAATCATTCTAAATACGCGTAAAATAAAGACCGGTGGTTTTTTAGGCTTTTTTTCTAAACCTTGGGTGGAAATCCTTGCTGCCGTAGACCAATCCGCAGCTGCAAATCCTGCAAAAAATGCCAGGTTAGATGAGATTGAGAAGAAATTGTACCAAATAGATAACAGAATAAGCCAATATGATAAACCTACTATTCAACATAATAAGGATGAAATATATAAAAAGCTGATTAGCAATGAAGTAGAAAAGCATATTGCTGAATCTTTAATAGCCCAAGCGGAAAGCATGCCGGGGGATAGGGAAGAAAGCATTAAAAAAGTTATTAATTCATATTTAAAATATCAATCTGGATTTTTGCCTGCGGATAAAAATATTTGTCTATTTTTAGGACCGACAGGAGTTGGAAAAACAACTACATTGGCCAAGCTGGCAGCAATATATTCTATAAAATATAAAAAAAGTGTTGGATTGATTACAGCTGATACTTATAGAATAGCAGCAGTACAGCAGTTAAAGACCTATGCAGATATAATGGGACTCCCACTAGAAGTAGTCTATTCTCCGCAGGAGATGGAAAAAGCGGTAAAAAAGTACAATGGTAAAGAAATAATTATGATCGATACAGCAGGTAAAAATATGAATAAACAAGAAAATATAATGGAAATAAATAATTTGATTGCTGCTAGTGGAGCAAATGAAATTTTCCTAGTGTTAAGCTGTGTAACTAGGTTTTCCAGCATTAAAAATTTATTGCAAAGTTATAATTTTATAGATGATTATAAAGTTATATTTACTAAGCTAGACGAGACAGAGAAGCATGGAATAATATTCAACACTTGTTATATAAGCTCACATCCTTTGAGATATATTGCTACCGGTCAAAATGTGCCTGATGATATAGAGTTGTTTAATCCGGAAAAACTTATAGATAGTTTGTTGAGGTAA